From the genome of Jannaschia sp. S6380:
GGCTGTTCAGCTTCCTGCTGGCCTATAACGACTTTCTCGTGACCTCGCTGCTGCTGGATGCGTCGAACCAGACAATGGTCCCGGCCATCGCCGGCTATTTCAACCGCGAGACGACGACGACCGATCAGGTCGAGGCCGTGGCCGCCGCCGTGTCGATCACGGCGCCCCTGTTCCTGCTGGTGATGATCTTCCAGCGTCAGATCGTGTCCGGGCTGACGGCGGGCGCGGTCAAGGGCTGACGCGCCGCCACGGGCGCACCGCGGCAAGACGGGCGTTGCACGGCCCCCGTCGGACGGCGTAATCCGCAGCGATGCGGATTCTTTTTCTTGGTGATGTGATGGGGCGGACAGGGCGCCGGGCGGTCGCCGAGCGGCTGCCGGCCCTGCGCGTGGACTGGCGCCTGGATGCCGTCGTCATCAATGGCGAGAACGCCTCGTCGGGGCGCGGCCTGAACGCCGCCCAGGCCGCGGGTCTGTTCGAGGCGGGCGCCGACGTTGTGACGCTGGGCGATCACGCCTTCGACCAGAAGGACATGATGCAGGCGGTCGAGGCGGACCACCGCATCCTGCGCCCAATCAACTATGCGAAGGCCGCGCCGGGGCGGGGATGGCGCGTCTTCGACATTGCGGGGCGAAAGCTGCTGATCGCGCAGGTTCTGGGCCAGGTCTTCATGTCGCGGACCTATGACGACCCTTTCAGCGCGATCGAACCCGTCCTCAAGGCGCATCCCCTGGGCCGCGCCGTGCAGGCGACGCTGGTGGACATGCATTGCGAGGCCACGTCCGAGAAGATGGCGATGGGACATTGGTGCGATGGGCGCGCCAGCATCGTCGTCGGCACGCACACCCATGTGCCCACGGCCGATGCCTGCATCCTGCCGCGCGGGACGGCATATCAATCGGATGCGGGAATGTGCGGCGACTACGACAGCGTCATCGGGATGGACAAGACCGAGCCGCTGCGCCGCTTTGTCACCGGCATGACGCGCGAGCGGTTCGCCCCGGCGGGCGGCGAGGCGACGCTTTGCGGCCTGTTCGTCGAGACGGACGATGCGACGGGCCTCGCGCGCGAGGTCGTGCAGGTCCGGCAGGGCGGGCGCCTGGCGCAGGCGGGGCCCGGCGCGTGACCTGGCTCGATCTGCCGCAGGGTGCGGAGGCCTGGATCACCATCGCCACACTCGTCGTCATGCTGGGCCTGTTCGTACGGGAGGTCTATCCGACCGAGGTCGTGGCCATGGCCGGGGCGGGGTTCCTTCTGGCGATGGGGATCCTGCCCTATGATGCGGGCGTCGCCGTCCTGTCGAACCCGGCGCCCTGGACGATCGCTGCGATGTTCTTGCTGATGGGCGCGTTGGTGCGGACCGGCGCGCTCGACTGGTTCACCCGCTTCGCCGAAGGGCAGGTGGGAACGCGCCCGCGCCTGGCGATCGCGATGCTGCTGGCCTTCGTGCTGGTGGCGTCGGCCTTCGTAGCCAACACGCCGGTCGTGGTCGTGATGATTCCGGTCTTTGTGCAGCTGGCGGGGGCGATGAACCTGGCGCCGTCGAAGCTGCTCATTCCGCTGTCCTATGCGTCTATCCTGGGCGGGACGATCACGCTGATCGGGACGTCCACCAACCTGCTGGTCGACGGCGTGGCCCGCACCCGCGGACTGGAGCCGTTCACGATCTTCGAGGTCTCGCCCCTCGCCATCCCGGTCGCGCTGGCGGGAATGGCATATCTCTATTGCTTCGGGCGTCACCTCCTGCCCGACCGGTCATCGATGGCGGCGATGCTGGGCGGGCGGAAATCGCACAAGTACTTCGCCGAAGCCGTCATTCCGCCGGATTCGAACCTGATCGGGCGGGAACCCCTGGACGTACAACTCTTCAAGCGCGAGGGCGTCCGGCTGATCGACGTGGTCCGCGGCGACGCATCGCTGCGGCGCAACCTGCGCGACGTCACGCTTCAGCTCGGCGACCGGATCATCCTGCGCACCGAGATCGCCGAACTGCTGACACTGCAGCGCAACCCCGATCTCAAACGGCTGGACCAGGTGGGCGCGGTCGAG
Proteins encoded in this window:
- a CDS encoding SLC13 family permease; its protein translation is MTWLDLPQGAEAWITIATLVVMLGLFVREVYPTEVVAMAGAGFLLAMGILPYDAGVAVLSNPAPWTIAAMFLLMGALVRTGALDWFTRFAEGQVGTRPRLAIAMLLAFVLVASAFVANTPVVVVMIPVFVQLAGAMNLAPSKLLIPLSYASILGGTITLIGTSTNLLVDGVARTRGLEPFTIFEVSPLAIPVALAGMAYLYCFGRHLLPDRSSMAAMLGGRKSHKYFAEAVIPPDSNLIGREPLDVQLFKREGVRLIDVVRGDASLRRNLRDVTLQLGDRIILRTEIAELLTLQRNPDLKRLDQVGAVETTTVEVLITPDARMVGRRLGNLRLRRRYGVYPLALHRRDRNISGQLEDVVVRVGDTLLLEGAAEDIHRLAQDLNLVEISQPREKAFRRERSWIPVATVAAIVALSALELAPILALAVLGAVVVLLTRSVDADEAFGFVEGRLLAMIFAMLAVGAALESSGAVGMIVDAVAPALSVLPGPLLLLAVFALTSTLTELVSNNAVAVVVTPIAIALGQTLGVDPRPLVVAVMVGASCAFSTPIGYQTNMLVYGPGGYRFTDFARVGIGMNVLVAVLSSVLIPLIWPL
- a CDS encoding TIGR00282 family metallophosphoesterase; amino-acid sequence: MRILFLGDVMGRTGRRAVAERLPALRVDWRLDAVVINGENASSGRGLNAAQAAGLFEAGADVVTLGDHAFDQKDMMQAVEADHRILRPINYAKAAPGRGWRVFDIAGRKLLIAQVLGQVFMSRTYDDPFSAIEPVLKAHPLGRAVQATLVDMHCEATSEKMAMGHWCDGRASIVVGTHTHVPTADACILPRGTAYQSDAGMCGDYDSVIGMDKTEPLRRFVTGMTRERFAPAGGEATLCGLFVETDDATGLAREVVQVRQGGRLAQAGPGA